Proteins co-encoded in one Capnocytophaga ochracea DSM 7271 genomic window:
- a CDS encoding acetyl-CoA hydrolase/transferase family protein: MAKITTAQEALKVVKSGDFVYIHGGAAVPEILVDALVERASELRNVSIGHIHIEGDAPYADPKYKDSFYVNSFFLSRNVRDIMKNGNGSYTPIFLSDMPLLFDRKHVKVDVVLIQVSPPDKFGFCSMGVSVEACKSAIRNAKYVIAKVNKQMPRTYGDALLHIDEIDFLVEHDAPIFSLHLTEPDTIEKQIARHIIPLIEDGSTLQLGIGNIPNATLGEMGHLKNLGIHTELLTEGVLDLVKKGVINGYEKKIDKGKIIASFVMGTQELYDFIDKNPSVEIAEASYTNEVSVIRQNPKMISINSAIEVDLTGQVCADSIGTAIYSGFGGQIDFVRGAMLSEGGKSIIAFPSTTNKGESKIVPFLKQGAGVVTTRAHVQYIVTEYGVAELFGKNLCERAKALIAIAHPNHRENLERSFMMK; encoded by the coding sequence ATGGCAAAAATTACGACTGCTCAAGAAGCCTTAAAGGTTGTAAAGAGTGGTGACTTTGTTTATATTCACGGAGGCGCTGCTGTACCTGAAATACTTGTAGATGCTCTTGTAGAGCGTGCATCAGAACTACGCAATGTAAGTATAGGGCACATTCACATTGAGGGAGACGCTCCTTATGCTGACCCTAAATACAAGGATAGTTTTTATGTAAATTCTTTTTTTCTATCGAGGAATGTGCGAGATATTATGAAAAATGGGAATGGTTCTTATACCCCTATTTTTTTAAGTGATATGCCTTTATTATTTGATAGGAAGCACGTTAAAGTAGATGTAGTGCTTATACAAGTATCGCCTCCTGATAAGTTTGGTTTTTGTTCTATGGGCGTGAGTGTAGAGGCTTGTAAATCGGCGATACGCAATGCAAAATATGTGATTGCAAAAGTAAACAAGCAAATGCCTCGTACTTACGGTGATGCTCTTCTACATATTGATGAAATAGACTTCTTAGTAGAACACGATGCTCCTATCTTCTCATTGCATCTTACAGAACCTGATACTATTGAAAAACAAATAGCCCGACATATTATACCTCTTATTGAGGACGGTAGTACATTGCAATTAGGAATTGGTAACATTCCTAATGCTACTTTGGGAGAGATGGGACACCTAAAAAACTTAGGTATTCATACAGAACTGCTCACAGAAGGAGTGCTTGATTTGGTGAAAAAGGGTGTGATTAATGGTTATGAAAAGAAGATAGACAAAGGCAAGATTATAGCTTCGTTTGTGATGGGAACACAAGAGTTATATGATTTTATTGACAAAAATCCATCAGTGGAAATAGCTGAAGCTTCGTACACTAATGAGGTGTCGGTGATACGTCAGAACCCGAAAATGATATCTATCAATTCGGCAATAGAGGTGGATCTTACAGGGCAGGTGTGTGCTGATTCTATTGGAACGGCTATTTATTCAGGATTTGGTGGACAGATAGACTTTGTAAGAGGTGCAATGCTTAGTGAAGGAGGTAAATCAATCATTGCGTTTCCTTCGACCACAAACAAAGGAGAGAGCAAGATTGTGCCTTTTCTTAAACAAGGGGCAGGTGTGGTAACCACTCGTGCTCACGTGCAGTATATCGTTACTGAATATGGTGTGGCTGAGCTTTTTGGCAAGAATTTATGTGAAAGGGCTAAGGCATTGATTGCAATAGCGCACCCTAACCATCGTGAAAACTTAGAGAGGAGTTTTATGATGAAGTAG
- a CDS encoding BrxA/BrxB family bacilliredoxin, which yields MYPPELVKPMIEELTAVGFEELKTAEAVREALKRAGTTLVVVNSVCGCAARNARPAVIYSLQNAKKPDHLTTVFAGVDREATEEARNFMLPFPPSSPSIALFKDGELVHMLERHHIEGRMAEAIAENLQQAYNEFC from the coding sequence ATGTATCCACCTGAATTGGTAAAACCAATGATAGAAGAACTAACAGCGGTTGGTTTTGAAGAATTAAAAACAGCTGAGGCTGTAAGAGAAGCACTGAAAAGAGCAGGTACTACCCTCGTGGTAGTAAACTCTGTATGCGGTTGTGCTGCCCGTAATGCGCGCCCTGCAGTAATCTACAGCTTGCAAAACGCTAAGAAACCCGACCATCTTACCACTGTTTTTGCTGGGGTCGATAGAGAGGCTACTGAAGAAGCTCGTAACTTTATGCTTCCTTTTCCTCCCTCCTCTCCTAGTATAGCTCTGTTTAAAGATGGTGAATTAGTGCATATGTTGGAACGCCATCACATCGAAGGTAGAATGGCTGAAGCTATCGCTGAAAATCTCCAACAAGCCTATAATGAATTTTGTTAA
- a CDS encoding serine hydrolase domain-containing protein encodes MKKLILIVLFSTIISFFNSLFAQKKLQDVDVFKRNPSEVISFDDARTEAEKILQYLIQEQIIPGASVTVAKQGKIIWQRGYGYADITQKTTIDPKNTLFRVASMSKAITGMVLARLQEQKKFDWNTSIYEYIPDYPQKPFDFTVKQLAGHLAGIRTYRANEYTLNKAYSIEQGVNLFKDDILQSAPGTKFLYSSYGINLISLAIEKCLNEKFENVAKEEVFKPLNMWRTFPDRGKIIKDEATPYSRSKKGGLTKAPDVNNYFKLAGGGFLSTSNDIAKMGIAIERHNFLSQPIENEMLKKQCTFDDTEVSYGICWQNQRDWNGRDYFGHTGMGVGGYGWLSVYPNEQLVIVLLFNVTDPQINIYLQRLTDFIIEGAERIPNQY; translated from the coding sequence ATGAAAAAACTAATACTTATTGTTTTGTTTAGCACTATTATTTCATTTTTTAATTCATTATTTGCACAAAAGAAGCTTCAAGATGTAGATGTGTTTAAAAGAAACCCTTCTGAAGTAATTTCGTTTGACGATGCACGTACTGAAGCTGAAAAAATATTACAATACCTAATACAAGAACAAATTATACCAGGAGCCTCTGTAACTGTAGCCAAACAAGGAAAAATAATATGGCAAAGAGGTTATGGATATGCTGATATTACCCAAAAGACAACTATTGACCCTAAGAATACGCTATTTAGGGTAGCGAGTATGTCGAAAGCTATTACAGGAATGGTACTGGCTAGACTGCAAGAACAAAAGAAGTTTGACTGGAATACTTCAATCTATGAATATATACCTGATTACCCGCAAAAGCCTTTTGATTTTACTGTGAAACAACTTGCAGGACACTTAGCAGGCATACGCACTTATAGGGCTAATGAATATACTTTAAATAAAGCTTACAGTATTGAACAGGGAGTGAATTTATTTAAAGATGACATATTACAGTCGGCACCAGGAACAAAGTTTTTGTATAGTAGCTACGGTATAAATTTGATTTCATTGGCTATAGAAAAGTGTTTGAATGAGAAGTTTGAGAATGTGGCTAAAGAGGAAGTGTTTAAGCCTTTGAATATGTGGCGCACTTTCCCTGATAGAGGGAAAATAATTAAAGATGAGGCTACACCTTATTCAAGGTCTAAAAAAGGAGGACTCACCAAAGCTCCTGATGTGAATAACTACTTTAAGCTGGCAGGAGGAGGCTTTCTTTCTACTTCTAACGATATTGCTAAAATGGGAATTGCTATAGAGCGCCATAATTTTCTTTCTCAGCCTATAGAAAACGAGATGCTAAAAAAGCAATGTACTTTTGATGATACTGAAGTGAGTTATGGTATATGTTGGCAAAACCAGCGAGACTGGAATGGGCGTGATTATTTTGGTCACACAGGAATGGGAGTGGGAGGTTACGGTTGGCTATCAGTATACCCAAATGAGCAACTGGTAATTGTATTGCTGTTTAATGTAACTGACCCGCAAATTAATATCTACTTACAACGCTTAACCGACTTTATTATTGAAGGGGCAGAGCGTATTCCTAATCAGTATTAA
- the sucD gene encoding succinate--CoA ligase subunit alpha, with protein MSVLVNKNSKVIVQGFTGSEGTFHAEQMIAYGTNVVGGITPNKGGQTHLGKPVFNTVADAVKATGADVSIIFVPPAFAADAIMEAADAGIKVIITITEGIPVADMVKVAAYIKNRDCRLVGPNCPGVITPEEAKVGIMPGFIFKKGHVGIVSKSGTLTYEAADQIVRQGLGITTAIGIGGDPIIGTTTKEAVELLMNDPETHCIVMIGEIGGQLEPEAARWIKANGNKKPVVSFIAGETAPKGRTMGHAGAIVGGADDTAEAKKRILRECGVHVVDSPAKIGEKVAEIMKK; from the coding sequence ATGAGTGTATTAGTTAATAAGAATTCAAAAGTAATAGTACAAGGTTTCACAGGAAGCGAAGGTACTTTTCACGCTGAACAAATGATTGCATACGGCACTAATGTGGTAGGAGGAATTACCCCTAATAAAGGAGGTCAAACACATTTAGGAAAGCCAGTGTTTAATACGGTAGCCGATGCTGTGAAAGCAACAGGAGCTGATGTATCTATTATTTTTGTGCCACCCGCTTTTGCAGCTGATGCTATTATGGAAGCTGCTGATGCAGGGATAAAAGTAATTATCACTATTACAGAAGGGATTCCGGTAGCTGATATGGTGAAAGTAGCAGCCTACATAAAGAATAGAGATTGCCGCTTGGTAGGTCCTAACTGTCCAGGAGTGATTACGCCTGAAGAGGCAAAAGTAGGCATTATGCCAGGTTTTATCTTTAAGAAAGGACACGTGGGGATAGTTTCAAAATCAGGGACACTTACCTATGAGGCAGCTGACCAAATTGTAAGACAAGGATTAGGGATTACCACAGCTATTGGTATTGGAGGAGACCCTATTATTGGTACTACTACTAAGGAGGCTGTAGAATTATTGATGAATGACCCAGAAACTCATTGTATTGTGATGATAGGTGAAATAGGTGGACAGTTAGAGCCAGAAGCAGCCCGATGGATAAAAGCCAATGGCAATAAAAAGCCTGTGGTTAGTTTTATAGCAGGTGAAACAGCTCCTAAAGGAAGAACAATGGGACACGCCGGGGCTATAGTAGGAGGTGCTGATGATACTGCTGAAGCTAAAAAACGTATTTTACGTGAATGTGGTGTTCACGTAGTAGATTCGCCTGCTAAAATAGGGGAAAAGGTAGCTGAAATAATGAAAAAATAG
- a CDS encoding pyruvate dehydrogenase complex dihydrolipoamide acetyltransferase: MAEIITMPRLSDTMEEGVVAKWLKKVGDKVNEGDILAEIETDKATMEFESFHTGTLLYIGLKEGESAKVDTLLAIIGKEGEDISALIAGGAQASAPKAEEAKPVAEVTTAPVAGATIPAGVEVVTMPRLSDTMTEGTVASWLKKVGDTVKEGDILAEIETDKATMEFESFYSGTLLYIGLKEGESAAVDSLLAIIGPAGTDVNAVLAAVKAGGASTSAPSTPKAESKPAETATSATTSVANANDRVFASPLAKKIAQDKGINLTEVKGTGENGRIVKKDVENFTPSAKVATATTATPATASAAIPTVIPVGVEVTEEVKNSQMRKTIAKRLAESKFTAPHYYLAIEIDMDNAMESRAQINNLPDTKISFNDMVVKACAMALKKHPQVNTSWKGDTTLYNKHVNVGVAVAIEDGLVVPVIKFTDTLTLTQIGALVKDLAGKARNKKLTPAEMEGSTFTVSNLGMFGVDVFTSIINQPNSAILSVGAIVEKPVVKNGQIVVGHTMQVTLACDHRTIDGATGAQFLQTLKAYIENPVTMLA; encoded by the coding sequence ATGGCAGAAATTATTACTATGCCACGCTTGAGCGACACTATGGAAGAGGGTGTTGTAGCAAAGTGGCTTAAAAAAGTAGGCGATAAAGTAAATGAAGGCGATATCTTAGCAGAAATCGAGACGGATAAAGCTACAATGGAATTTGAATCATTCCATACAGGAACCTTATTGTATATAGGTTTAAAAGAAGGAGAAAGTGCTAAAGTAGATACCTTATTGGCTATCATAGGTAAAGAGGGTGAAGATATTTCGGCACTTATAGCTGGAGGAGCTCAAGCATCGGCTCCTAAAGCTGAAGAAGCTAAACCTGTTGCTGAGGTAACTACGGCTCCTGTTGCTGGTGCTACTATACCAGCAGGAGTAGAAGTGGTAACAATGCCTCGACTCAGTGATACAATGACGGAAGGTACTGTGGCTTCTTGGCTCAAAAAGGTAGGTGATACTGTAAAAGAAGGTGATATCTTAGCTGAAATTGAAACCGATAAGGCTACAATGGAGTTTGAATCATTTTACTCAGGTACTTTATTGTATATAGGTTTAAAAGAAGGAGAAAGCGCAGCAGTAGATTCATTATTGGCGATTATAGGCCCTGCGGGTACTGATGTGAACGCAGTTTTGGCAGCCGTGAAAGCTGGCGGAGCTTCAACTTCGGCTCCTTCAACTCCTAAGGCTGAAAGCAAACCGGCTGAAACAGCCACATCAGCTACTACTTCGGTAGCTAATGCAAACGACCGCGTATTTGCTTCTCCTTTGGCTAAGAAAATAGCACAAGATAAAGGTATTAACCTTACTGAGGTGAAAGGAACAGGTGAAAATGGACGTATTGTGAAGAAAGACGTAGAAAACTTTACACCAAGTGCTAAGGTTGCTACGGCTACTACGGCTACACCTGCAACCGCTAGCGCAGCTATCCCAACTGTAATTCCTGTGGGAGTGGAAGTAACTGAAGAGGTGAAAAACTCACAAATGCGCAAAACGATTGCGAAACGTTTGGCAGAATCTAAATTTACTGCACCTCACTACTATTTGGCAATAGAAATTGATATGGATAACGCGATGGAATCTCGCGCTCAAATCAACAATTTGCCAGACACCAAAATATCTTTCAACGATATGGTAGTGAAAGCCTGCGCAATGGCACTTAAAAAACACCCTCAAGTAAATACTTCTTGGAAAGGCGATACCACCCTTTACAACAAGCACGTGAATGTAGGGGTGGCTGTGGCTATTGAAGATGGCTTGGTAGTACCTGTTATCAAGTTTACGGATACTTTAACGCTTACTCAAATAGGCGCCTTGGTAAAAGACTTGGCTGGTAAGGCACGCAACAAGAAACTTACTCCTGCCGAAATGGAAGGAAGTACTTTCACTGTGTCTAACTTGGGTATGTTTGGGGTAGATGTATTTACTTCTATCATCAATCAGCCTAACTCTGCTATTCTTTCAGTAGGAGCTATTGTTGAGAAACCTGTAGTGAAAAACGGACAAATAGTAGTAGGTCACACTATGCAAGTAACTCTTGCTTGCGACCACCGTACTATCGACGGGGCTACTGGAGCTCAATTCTTACAAACACTCAAAGCTTATATTGAGAATCCTGTAACAATGCTCGCATAA
- the pdhA gene encoding pyruvate dehydrogenase (acetyl-transferring) E1 component subunit alpha, with product MKKFDKEVYLKWYEDMLFWRKFEDKLAAVYIQQKVRGFLHLYNGQEAVAAGCLHAIDPTKDKMITSYRCHVHPIGLGVDPKRIMAELYGKGTGTSLGLGGSMHIFSKEHHFYGGHGIVGGQIALGAGLAFADKYFNREAVTLTFMGDGAVRQGAFHETMNMAMLWKLPVVFIVENNHYAMGTSVERTANHVDIWKLGLGYQMPCQPVDGMHPETVAEAVYEAVERARRGEGPTLLDIRTYRYRGHSMSDAQHYRTKEEVEEYKKQDPITNVLAVIKEKKYATDAELEAIDERVKERVAECEKFAEESPYPETHIMYDVVYDQENYPFLPSRL from the coding sequence ATGAAAAAATTTGATAAAGAAGTGTACCTAAAATGGTACGAGGATATGCTTTTTTGGAGGAAATTTGAAGATAAACTCGCTGCAGTTTATATTCAACAAAAAGTAAGGGGGTTCTTGCACCTATACAACGGTCAAGAAGCGGTGGCTGCAGGTTGTTTGCACGCTATTGACCCTACCAAAGACAAAATGATTACTTCTTACCGTTGCCACGTACATCCCATAGGTTTGGGCGTAGACCCTAAACGTATTATGGCTGAATTGTACGGTAAAGGTACAGGTACTTCTCTTGGATTAGGAGGCTCTATGCACATCTTTTCGAAAGAACACCACTTCTATGGTGGTCACGGTATCGTAGGAGGACAGATTGCATTGGGTGCTGGTTTGGCTTTTGCCGATAAGTACTTCAATAGAGAGGCGGTTACACTTACCTTTATGGGTGATGGTGCGGTGCGCCAAGGAGCTTTTCACGAAACAATGAATATGGCTATGTTGTGGAAATTGCCTGTGGTTTTTATTGTAGAAAACAATCACTACGCAATGGGTACATCGGTAGAAAGAACTGCTAACCACGTGGATATTTGGAAACTCGGGTTGGGTTACCAAATGCCTTGCCAACCCGTAGATGGTATGCACCCTGAAACAGTAGCCGAAGCGGTGTATGAAGCAGTAGAACGCGCTCGCCGTGGAGAAGGACCAACTTTGCTTGACATTCGTACTTATCGTTATCGTGGACACTCAATGTCGGATGCGCAACACTACCGTACTAAAGAAGAGGTGGAAGAGTACAAAAAACAAGACCCAATCACCAATGTACTTGCGGTTATCAAAGAGAAGAAATATGCTACCGATGCTGAGTTAGAAGCTATCGACGAACGTGTGAAAGAACGTGTGGCTGAGTGTGAGAAATTTGCAGAAGAATCACCTTATCCAGAAACACATATTATGTATGATGTGGTTTACGACCAAGAAAATTACCCTTTCTTGCCCAGTAGATTATAA
- a CDS encoding beta-N-acetylhexosaminidase: MKIKLTSALLLLITIISCKSTTNNQGESTANYEVIPLPEMITTPQADADKPFVLTADTKITYPEGDASLQQYAGFLQEYIKKQAGIEVNITPNQNNETNTIALLQNYQNNNKEAYQVVVNAKNITVNGASKAGTFYGVQLLRKSIPVQKVGKVIFPAKEITDKPYFAYRGAHLDSARHFFNADSVRIYIDMLALHNINKFHWHLTDDQGWRFESKKYPELTVVGSTRSQTMVNKQWDTFDGKPHGGFYTQQEMKDIVKYAADRNITVIPEIDLPGHMVAALATYPQLGCTGGPYKVRETWGIAEDVLCAGNPETYDFIKNILEEVTEVFPSEYIHIGGDECPKDSWKKCPKCQAKIKELGIKGDAKHTAEEYLQSHIITFAEDVLAKKGRKIIGWDEILEGGLAPNATVMSWRGIGGAIEAAKSNHDAIMTPVSYCYFDYYQTDKTDKEPLAIGGYVPVERVYSFNPYPDALNKEQQKHILGVQANVWTEYIKTFKHVQYMVLPRFAALAEVQWEDPAKPKDYNQFLQRLMRLLPIYQLEGYNYAKHIFDLRAEVKPEVGDIQVTLSCLQDTPIYYTTDGSEPTKSSNVYKEPLKLTQDTHLKAKVFGQETESSFEQQFLFNKATVRPIEFLSKPSYNYTFGGAITLVDGRKGGTNSRSGEWLGFSEAPCEVVITLKENTPVKEVRFNALIETGDWIYPPTSFEVSGSKDGKSYDLLAKENYALPKEPLKEIKTYSLSFPEKEVTYLKVKINGVNKIPSFHQGAAGKPGFLFIDEIQVL; the protein is encoded by the coding sequence ATGAAGATAAAATTAACTTCCGCACTTTTGTTATTGATAACGATTATTTCGTGTAAATCAACTACAAACAATCAAGGAGAGAGTACTGCTAATTATGAGGTAATTCCACTACCCGAAATGATTACCACTCCCCAAGCTGATGCCGATAAACCTTTCGTGCTTACGGCTGATACCAAAATCACCTATCCAGAAGGTGATGCTTCTTTACAGCAGTACGCTGGATTCTTGCAAGAGTATATCAAAAAACAAGCAGGAATTGAAGTGAATATCACTCCTAACCAAAACAATGAGACCAACACTATTGCCTTGTTGCAAAATTACCAAAACAACAACAAAGAGGCTTACCAAGTAGTGGTGAATGCCAAGAACATTACTGTAAATGGAGCTTCTAAAGCGGGTACTTTCTATGGAGTACAACTCTTGAGAAAATCCATTCCGGTACAAAAAGTAGGCAAAGTCATCTTCCCTGCCAAAGAAATAACCGATAAACCCTATTTCGCTTATCGTGGTGCACATTTAGATAGTGCCCGTCACTTTTTTAATGCCGACTCTGTGCGCATTTATATCGATATGTTAGCACTCCACAATATCAATAAATTCCATTGGCATCTCACCGATGATCAAGGTTGGCGTTTTGAATCTAAAAAATACCCCGAACTTACTGTGGTAGGAAGCACTCGTAGCCAAACTATGGTAAACAAACAGTGGGACACCTTCGATGGTAAACCTCACGGAGGCTTCTATACTCAGCAAGAAATGAAAGACATTGTAAAATATGCCGCCGACCGCAATATTACCGTTATTCCTGAGATAGACCTCCCAGGACATATGGTTGCTGCTTTGGCTACTTATCCACAATTAGGCTGTACAGGAGGCCCTTATAAAGTAAGAGAAACTTGGGGCATAGCCGAAGATGTACTTTGTGCTGGCAACCCCGAAACTTATGATTTCATTAAAAATATATTAGAAGAAGTAACTGAAGTATTCCCTTCAGAATATATCCATATAGGAGGTGACGAATGTCCTAAAGATAGCTGGAAGAAATGCCCTAAATGCCAAGCTAAGATAAAAGAGTTAGGTATTAAAGGTGATGCTAAACACACAGCCGAAGAATACTTACAAAGTCACATAATTACATTCGCTGAAGATGTATTAGCTAAAAAAGGTCGCAAAATCATTGGTTGGGACGAAATCCTTGAAGGAGGTTTAGCTCCTAATGCTACTGTAATGTCTTGGAGAGGTATCGGGGGCGCTATAGAAGCAGCCAAGTCTAACCACGATGCTATTATGACCCCTGTTTCTTATTGCTACTTCGACTATTATCAAACAGATAAAACCGATAAAGAACCTCTTGCTATTGGTGGTTATGTACCGGTAGAACGTGTTTACTCTTTCAATCCTTACCCCGATGCGCTTAATAAAGAACAACAAAAACACATCTTAGGAGTACAAGCCAATGTTTGGACAGAGTATATCAAGACTTTCAAACACGTACAATATATGGTATTGCCTCGTTTTGCAGCCTTAGCCGAAGTACAATGGGAAGACCCTGCAAAACCTAAAGACTACAATCAGTTTTTACAACGCTTAATGCGCTTACTTCCTATCTACCAGTTAGAAGGTTATAACTATGCTAAACACATATTCGATCTTCGTGCCGAAGTAAAACCTGAGGTAGGTGATATACAAGTAACACTCTCTTGTTTACAAGACACACCTATCTATTACACTACCGATGGGAGTGAACCTACTAAGAGTTCTAACGTGTATAAAGAACCTTTAAAACTCACTCAAGATACACATCTAAAAGCTAAAGTATTCGGTCAGGAAACCGAAAGTAGCTTCGAACAACAGTTCCTTTTCAACAAAGCAACCGTACGCCCTATTGAGTTCCTCAGTAAACCTAGTTACAACTATACTTTTGGGGGCGCTATTACCTTAGTTGATGGTAGAAAAGGGGGTACTAATTCACGCTCTGGAGAATGGTTAGGTTTTAGTGAAGCACCTTGTGAAGTGGTGATTACCCTAAAAGAAAATACTCCTGTAAAAGAAGTGCGCTTCAATGCTCTTATTGAAACAGGTGATTGGATTTACCCTCCAACCAGCTTTGAAGTATCGGGGTCTAAGGACGGTAAAAGTTATGATTTACTCGCTAAAGAAAACTATGCGCTTCCTAAGGAACCTCTCAAAGAAATAAAAACTTACTCTCTTTCTTTCCCTGAAAAAGAAGTAACCTATCTAAAAGTGAAGATAAATGGAGTAAACAAAATTCCTTCTTTCCATCAAGGAGCAGCTGGTAAACCTGGTTTCCTCTTCATCGATGAAATTCAAGTATTGTAA